The following coding sequences are from one Candidatus Thermokryptus mobilis window:
- a CDS encoding GWxTD domain-containing protein has protein sequence MWRILFFLFFASQLLGQDHLRLNVDYASFKYDQSHSYVEVYYSFQHKQLEFVKYESGFKGGIVIQVLVKDVQRDTIIQGKAWKIPIEIEDTAKIDPNKNLIGATAFLVEPGKYQFIVIARDLNNLSRSDSVVVRAVINEIPSDKLWLSDVQFCSSIYPSDNRESIFYKNTFEVIPNPSLIYGLGLPVLYYYSEIYNVNVIAHDKYVVEWRIYNSLGSIVKSGRKIRVKTQANAVVEVGTVNLANLPTGTYRFVLIAIDTVENKGVSSSKRFYIYNPNVVVADSFQIYGGYDIASEYAGMSEQELDKEFAIARYIATQEEVNRYKQLKGEEAKRKFLAEFWGKRDPDKTTPINELKVEYFKRVEYANRHFSVGNKEGWRTDRGRVYIMYGPPDEYERHPNEIDSKPYEIWYYHNIEGGVEFVFVDKSGFSDYILVHSTKRNEIRDDNWRLQIAPN, from the coding sequence AGACCATCTAAGGTTAAATGTGGATTATGCATCTTTTAAGTATGACCAAAGTCACAGCTATGTTGAGGTTTATTATTCCTTTCAGCATAAACAACTTGAGTTTGTCAAGTATGAGAGTGGTTTCAAAGGTGGTATAGTTATCCAAGTTCTCGTTAAGGATGTTCAAAGGGACACGATAATTCAAGGAAAGGCGTGGAAGATACCAATTGAGATTGAAGACACCGCAAAGATTGACCCGAACAAAAATTTAATCGGTGCTACTGCCTTTCTTGTGGAGCCGGGGAAATATCAATTTATAGTTATAGCTCGGGATTTGAACAATCTTTCAAGATCTGATAGTGTTGTGGTCCGAGCGGTAATAAATGAAATCCCTTCGGATAAACTATGGTTAAGCGATGTTCAATTTTGTTCAAGTATTTATCCATCCGATAATCGTGAGAGCATATTTTACAAAAACACATTTGAAGTTATACCCAACCCGAGTTTGATCTATGGTCTCGGTTTGCCTGTGCTTTATTATTATTCTGAAATTTACAATGTCAATGTTATAGCTCATGACAAATATGTTGTTGAGTGGAGGATTTATAATTCGCTTGGAAGCATAGTTAAAAGTGGGAGAAAAATTCGTGTAAAGACACAAGCAAATGCTGTGGTTGAAGTTGGAACTGTTAACTTAGCGAATTTACCAACCGGGACATATCGCTTTGTCCTTATCGCCATTGACACGGTTGAAAATAAAGGTGTAAGTTCTTCAAAAAGGTTTTACATTTACAACCCGAATGTCGTTGTTGCTGACTCATTTCAAATTTATGGTGGCTATGACATCGCCTCTGAGTATGCTGGGATGTCTGAACAGGAGCTGGACAAGGAATTTGCTATAGCAAGATATATAGCAACACAGGAGGAGGTTAACAGATATAAACAGCTTAAAGGTGAAGAGGCAAAGCGAAAGTTTTTGGCTGAATTTTGGGGAAAGCGTGACCCAGATAAGACAACACCTATAAACGAGCTAAAAGTTGAATACTTTAAGCGGGTTGAGTATGCCAATCGGCATTTCAGCGTCGGGAATAAAGAGGGATGGAGAACTGATAGGGGCAGGGTTTATATAATGTATGGTCCGCCTGATGAATACGAAAGGCATCCAAATGAAATTGACAGTAAGCCGTATGAGATATGGTATTACCACAACATTGAGGGTGGGGTTGAATTTGTCTTCGTTGATAAGTCGGGATTTTCTGATTATATCCTTGTTCATTCAACCAAGCGCAACGAGATAAGGGATGATAATTGGCGCTTGCAGATAGCGCCAAATTAA
- a CDS encoding tetratricopeptide repeat protein, with translation MLNRDYILSVIEKKLDSGDIPGAIRFIESLIQDNPNDIEAYNLLAIAYRLKGDFDKAMSVLKKSLKLDPDYPDTHYHIGLLHYERGDYIKAIEEFYKAIENYLPKEKNWTSDAYTALGETFYKLGMYEDAIKSWKKALKIYPKNRRAKYYLKKIDSGKVKKVKSPIPIFDFIRFSDIKIDEYLKQKGKDKFDSENEYKKVLRKIISTWNNEVAKSSDKLKRMTDKEKIQFFKSIKIKF, from the coding sequence ATGCTTAACAGAGATTATATCCTCAGCGTTATAGAGAAAAAACTTGACAGTGGGGATATCCCCGGGGCGATAAGATTTATAGAGTCATTAATTCAAGACAACCCTAACGATATAGAGGCTTATAATCTTTTAGCAATTGCTTATCGTCTTAAAGGGGATTTTGACAAAGCGATGTCCGTTTTGAAGAAATCTTTAAAGTTAGACCCTGACTATCCCGATACGCATTACCATATTGGTTTGCTTCATTATGAAAGGGGAGATTATATCAAGGCGATTGAGGAATTTTACAAGGCGATAGAAAACTATCTCCCGAAGGAGAAAAATTGGACATCCGATGCTTATACAGCACTTGGCGAGACCTTTTATAAGCTTGGCATGTATGAGGATGCGATAAAGTCGTGGAAAAAAGCGCTTAAAATTTATCCCAAAAACAGAAGGGCGAAATACTATCTCAAAAAAATTGATTCTGGGAAAGTAAAGAAAGTTAAAAGCCCAATCCCCATTTTTGATTTTATACGTTTCAGCGATATTAAAATTGATGAGTATCTCAAGCAAAAAGGCAAAGACAAATTTGATTCGGAAAATGAGTACAAAAAAGTTCTGCGTAAGATAATAAGCACTTGGAATAATGAAGTAGCAAAAAGCTCGGATAAATTGAAAAGGATGACAGACAAGGAGAAGATACAATTTTTCAAGTCAATAAAAATAAAATTTTAA
- a CDS encoding MarC family protein, with translation MFAVTPLWTKFLLSFVPLFVAIDVLGILPIFISLTEGMSDRQRKKLAVESTLTALVVAVIFALAGRPIFTFLGITITDFRIGGGIILLVLAVSDLLFSTEERKRKETSIGVVPIGTPLIIGPAALTTILLLVDTYGIFLTMFSIFINLILVLIVFANSGYVIKILGNAGSRAFAKVASLFLAAIAVMMIRVGLVEILSNN, from the coding sequence ATGTTCGCAGTCACCCCCCTATGGACAAAATTTTTGCTTTCCTTTGTGCCACTTTTTGTTGCTATTGATGTCCTCGGTATTCTCCCAATTTTCATATCTTTGACCGAAGGGATGAGCGACAGGCAAAGGAAAAAATTGGCGGTTGAGTCAACGCTTACCGCTCTCGTTGTTGCGGTTATTTTCGCCTTAGCTGGCAGACCCATCTTTACATTTCTCGGTATAACTATAACTGATTTTAGAATAGGTGGTGGAATTATACTTCTTGTCCTTGCTGTTTCAGACCTTCTGTTTTCAACTGAGGAAAGAAAGAGAAAAGAGACATCTATCGGTGTTGTTCCAATTGGCACTCCCTTGATAATCGGTCCTGCTGCTTTGACGACAATACTTCTTCTAGTTGATACATACGGGATATTTTTGACTATGTTTTCAATTTTTATTAATTTAATACTGGTTTTGATTGTGTTTGCAAATTCTGGTTATGTCATAAAAATTCTTGGAAATGCAGGTTCAAGAGCTTTTGCAAAAGTTGCGTCGCTTTTTTTAGCTGCGATCGCAGTTATGATGATAAGAGTTGGCTTGGTTGAAATTTTAAGCAACAATTAA
- a CDS encoding SDR family oxidoreductase gives MELGLEGKVAIVTASSKGLGKACALGLSREGAKVVICARNEVELEKAKDEIKNNSNNDVLAVKADVTNPNDIKNLVEETIKNFGTVHILVTNAGGPPAGYFENFTDDDWENAFKLNFMSTVRLIREVLPFMKNQKWGRIINITSVTVKQPIDELILSNSIRMSVVGLAKTLALQLAKYNILINNVAPGYTLTDRVKFVIEQNAKSTGRSFEEVKNELAKDIPLGRLADPEELANLVVFLASEKASYITGATIPVDGGWIKGTY, from the coding sequence ATGGAACTTGGGCTTGAGGGAAAAGTCGCCATAGTAACCGCTTCAAGTAAAGGGCTTGGGAAGGCATGTGCCCTTGGTCTTTCTCGTGAAGGTGCCAAAGTCGTGATTTGTGCAAGAAACGAAGTTGAACTTGAAAAAGCAAAAGATGAGATTAAAAATAATTCAAATAACGATGTCCTTGCTGTTAAGGCAGATGTGACCAATCCAAATGATATAAAAAATCTTGTTGAGGAGACGATCAAAAATTTCGGCACAGTTCATATACTTGTGACGAACGCTGGAGGACCCCCGGCTGGGTATTTTGAGAACTTCACAGATGACGACTGGGAAAACGCGTTCAAATTGAACTTCATGAGCACGGTTAGATTGATAAGGGAAGTTTTACCTTTTATGAAAAATCAGAAATGGGGAAGGATAATAAATATAACATCGGTTACAGTTAAACAGCCGATAGATGAATTGATTTTGTCAAATTCAATTCGTATGTCAGTCGTTGGTCTTGCTAAGACGCTCGCTCTTCAACTTGCAAAGTATAACATTTTGATTAACAATGTTGCCCCCGGATATACATTGACGGACAGAGTTAAGTTTGTGATTGAACAAAACGCTAAAAGCACAGGCAGAAGTTTTGAGGAAGTAAAAAATGAGCTTGCGAAGGATATCCCGCTTGGTAGATTAGCTGATCCGGAGGAACTTGCAAACCTTGTTGTTTTCCTCGCCTCTGAGAAAGCAAGTTATATAACCGGAGCGACAATCCCAGTTGATGGTGGATGGATAAAGGGGACTTATTGA
- a CDS encoding heavy-metal-associated domain-containing protein, with the protein MKIMTFFLTILFALSISASAQEGVKTAKITVKGISCDNCLDEVKEALVNVKGVSSVEFEKTDFKNHLGIVKVSYNPKQVNQDKLAEAINEAGFETNLQTEKKTEKVEGTVTKINVKGIECGGCAKSVENSLKKVDGVKSVEFEKKDYKKKVGVVKVVYDPERVKVKDLEDAILKVGFEANNRKPEKKHEMKH; encoded by the coding sequence ATGAAGATAATGACTTTCTTTCTCACCATACTTTTCGCCCTATCAATTTCGGCATCTGCTCAGGAAGGGGTTAAAACAGCAAAAATCACTGTCAAGGGAATATCATGTGATAATTGCTTAGACGAAGTGAAGGAGGCGCTTGTCAATGTTAAAGGCGTCAGCTCTGTTGAATTTGAGAAAACGGATTTCAAGAATCATCTTGGTATTGTCAAGGTAAGCTATAACCCCAAGCAAGTAAACCAAGACAAACTTGCCGAAGCAATAAATGAAGCAGGATTTGAAACAAATTTACAGACCGAGAAGAAAACAGAAAAAGTTGAGGGAACTGTAACGAAGATAAACGTAAAAGGAATTGAATGCGGTGGATGTGCTAAAAGCGTTGAGAACTCCTTGAAAAAGGTTGACGGTGTGAAAAGCGTTGAATTTGAGAAGAAAGATTATAAGAAAAAGGTTGGCGTTGTTAAAGTAGTTTATGATCCAGAAAGAGTAAAAGTTAAAGACCTTGAAGATGCTATCCTAAAGGTTGGATTTGAGGCAAATAACAGGAAGCCAGAGAAAAAACATGAGATGAAACATTAA
- the nadA gene encoding quinolinate synthase NadA yields MAGVLETTVELEEEILRLKKELNAVILAHYYQESEIQDLADYVGDSLELSRRAKETNADVIVFAGVYFMAETAKILNPDRKVLIPDVEAGCSLADNCPADLFKAWREAHPDHIAVTYINSSAEVKALSDIIVTSSNAEKIIRQIPEDKPILFAPDRNLGKYLMKKTGRKMVLWQGTCIVHETFSERKILELKLQYPEAKVIAHPECEDPVLEKADFIGSTSALLRYVQSSQDKVFIVATEPGIIHQMKKSCPDKIFISAPSDSGCACNECPYMKKNTLEKLYLCMKNQQPEVTLPQEIIEKALIPLERMFEMSK; encoded by the coding sequence ATGGCTGGAGTTTTAGAAACAACGGTTGAACTTGAGGAGGAAATTTTGAGGTTAAAAAAGGAACTAAACGCCGTTATCCTTGCCCACTATTACCAAGAATCTGAAATACAAGACCTCGCCGATTACGTTGGGGATAGCCTTGAACTTTCAAGACGAGCTAAGGAAACAAATGCCGATGTGATTGTCTTCGCTGGGGTATATTTCATGGCTGAAACGGCTAAAATTTTAAATCCCGATAGAAAAGTCCTCATCCCAGATGTTGAAGCCGGGTGTTCCCTGGCGGACAATTGTCCAGCCGATCTTTTCAAAGCCTGGAGAGAAGCACACCCGGACCATATAGCGGTCACTTATATAAATTCCTCCGCCGAGGTCAAAGCCCTAAGCGATATAATTGTCACATCAAGCAACGCAGAAAAAATCATAAGGCAAATCCCAGAAGACAAGCCGATACTATTTGCCCCAGACAGAAACCTCGGTAAATACTTAATGAAGAAAACAGGCAGAAAAATGGTCCTTTGGCAGGGAACTTGTATAGTTCACGAGACATTCAGCGAAAGAAAAATTCTTGAACTTAAACTTCAATATCCTGAGGCAAAGGTAATAGCACATCCTGAATGTGAAGACCCAGTCCTTGAAAAAGCTGACTTCATTGGTTCAACAAGCGCACTTTTAAGATATGTCCAATCAAGTCAAGATAAGGTCTTTATAGTTGCAACCGAGCCGGGGATAATCCATCAAATGAAAAAATCTTGTCCAGATAAAATTTTTATCTCAGCCCCCTCCGATTCTGGATGCGCTTGTAATGAATGCCCGTATATGAAGAAAAATACGCTTGAAAAACTCTACCTTTGCATGAAAAATCAACAACCCGAGGTAACTCTCCCACAAGAGATAATTGAAAAAGCACTTATCCCACTAGAAAGAATGTTTGAAATGAGCAAATAA